A stretch of Telopea speciosissima isolate NSW1024214 ecotype Mountain lineage chromosome 11, Tspe_v1, whole genome shotgun sequence DNA encodes these proteins:
- the LOC122644631 gene encoding stearoyl-[acyl-carrier-protein] 9-desaturase 6, chloroplastic-like — MQQAQAICNPQNFSITGNCRNLPHYHLRIPAATASKFRRQSISAVASPPRPCETVTHSMPPEKVEVFRSLDNWASQTILPMLKPVEKSWQPHDFLPDSTQPSDSFIDQVRALREQTSRLPDDYLVVLVGDMITEEALPTYMSMINRFDGVTDETGASSDPWSVWTRCWTAEENRHGDLLKTYLYLSGRVNMPTVERSIQYLIGAGMDTGLENNPYLGFVYTSFQERATFVSHGNTARLAKENGDLALARICGIIASDEKRHENAYIKMVEKLLEVDPTDTMLAISDMMRKNITMPAHLMYDGQDPHLFHHFSAVAQRLGVYTAKDYADILDFLVGRWKLEKLERLSSSGQQAQDFVCGLAPRLRKLQERADQRAQKMQPQSVRFSWIFNKEVTL, encoded by the coding sequence ATGCAGCAAGCACAGGCCATTTGCAATCCACAAAACTTCTCCATCACCGGAAATTGCCGGAATCTGCCACATTATCATTTAAGAATCCCGGCGGCAACCGCTTCCAAATTCCGGCGACAATCAATCTCAGCAGTGGCATCGCCACCACGCCCATGTGAGACAGTAACACACTCAATGCCACCAGAGAAGGTAGAAGTATTCAGATCGCTTGATAACTGGGCCAGTCAAACCATCCTCCCGATGCTAAAGCCAGTAGAGAAATCCTGGCAGCCACATGATTTCTTGCCAGACTCCACCCAACCGTCCGATTCATTCATAGACCAAGTCCGTGCCCTACGTGAACAAACCTCTAGATTGCCCGACGATTACTTGGTGGTGTTGGTGGGTGATATGATCACTGAAGAGGCTCTCCCCACGTACATGTCCATGATAAACCGGTTCGATGGGGTTACGGATGAGACCGGGGCGAGTTCAGACCCTTGGTCTGTTTGGACTAGGTGTTGGACCGCTGAAGAGAACCGGCACGGCGATCTTCTCAAAACGTACCTTTACCTGTCTGGACGCGTCAACATGCCAACGGTGGAGCGTTCTATCCAGTACCTCATCGGTGCAGGGATGGATACTGGATTGGAAAACAATCCTTACTTGGGATTCGTTTACACGTCATTCCAAGAGAGGGCAACATTCGTGTCTCACGGCAACACCGCTCGTTTAGCGAAGGAGAATGGTGATCTGGCGCTTGCACGCATATGTGGCATAATAGCATCGGACGAGAAGCGACATGAGAATGCGTATATCAAGATGGTGGAGAAACTACTAGAGGTGGACCCCACGGACACCATGTTGGCGATTTCTGATATGATGCGCAAGAACATCACGATGCCTGCACATTTGATGTACGATGGTCAAGACCCACATTTGTTCCATCACTTCTCTGCTGTTGCACAAAGGCTTGGTGTCTACACAGCCAAAGACTATGCAGATATATTGGATTTCTTGGTTGGGAGATGGAAGCTGGAGAAGCTGGAGCGACTGAGCAGCTCTGGGCAACAAGCGCAGGATTTCGTGTGTGGGTTGGCACCCAGGCTTAGGAAGCTACAGGAGCGAGCTGATCAGAGGGCCCAAAAGATGCAACCACAAAGTGTGAGGTTCAGTTGGATATTCAACAAGGAGGTCACTCTGTGA